The sequence below is a genomic window from Acetobacter vaccinii.
GTTTTCCCAAACACTGGCATGAAATGCGGCACCGCGGCACCATAAAAATCATAAAAATATGGCACCAAACGCCATAAATCGTTCAGAAACCGCACAAGAGATGCCAAGAGTTCAAGATATAGAACAGGCTCTTCAAAAGTTTTCCACAGAATTTCATACGTAATATGTCACACAGTGTTACTTCAAACGCATTAAACACGCCTGTCATGTCATTTTACACTCTGAACACAATGGTCGAACCCAGCACAGCATGGTAACTGTCTGACAATCGAAGACAGGCGGCTTGCCGTGGCTATGGCAAGCAACGCACGACAGAACCCTCCATTATGCGGCATCTGGTGTGAAAACTCCTTCCCCCTCCCTATCTCCTGCTCTGGTCTCCCGTGTGCATATCCGCAAGCAGGCACGCAGCCTCCTGCACTATGTCTTGCCCGCAGTGGCCGCCGCCACGTCTGGGGTGGTTATTGAATATAATGAATACGAGCACGCACAGGCCACGGTTGCAGCCAATGCCACGCAGGACAGTATCGCCTACGCAACGCTGATTGCCGGGCGGCTGAACACCCGCTTTACAGAGCTGGAAATTGCCTCTGCCGTCCTCGGCGGAGCGGAAGGTGGGCCTGCCACCCCATCGCCCATGGTGGAACAGTCGCTCCAGAACTATCTGGCCGCCAACGCCCACAACTATACCTTTAATATTCTTTCGGCGGATGGGGAGCACATTCAGTGGTCAACAACGCCCCTGTCGCACGCCACTCCATCCGCGATGCGGGATTTTGCGCCTGTTGAAAAATCATCCCGCTATCTGCTCGGGCCTGTACATTATGTACAAAGCATGGACGCTATCGTGCTGCCCCTGCGCGTTCATGGGGTCAGCAACACCCAGACAGGCTATTTTCTGGCCTCGCCTTACAAGATCAGCCGCCTGCTTGATACGCAGGAACTCCCGCGGGAATATCGTAACTGGGTGTTCACGGTCATGGACACCCGCACCAATGCCCCGCTGCAGGCCCTGCCACCCTCGGACAAACACACCGGGCACACAGCCCCCGACAACACCCGCCTGGTGACGACACCTGTCATCGGCTACCCCTTTACCGTGCAGGTGCGCATAACCCCCCACCATATCTGGACCACTTTTCGTAAACAGGCAGTCAACCGCTGGGGGTCAGAAGGGCTGGTGCTGACCCTGCTCTTTGTCGGAATCGGGTTCATGATCCGCCGACAGGAAAAAAAGCAGAACCGCCAGCAGCAGCGCCTGACCGACTTTAACGCCTTTCTGGCCCAGATCAGCTACTGCATCAGTCAGGCGCAGGAAGAAAGCCGCCTGTTGCAGGATATCTGCGATCTGGCAATCCGCTATGCCCATCTGGACCTTGCCTTTATCGCCCGGCCCGATGCCTCGCAGCAGTTTCAGTTTCTGGCCGTTGGGGGCCAGCACGCCATTACGGACACTCTGTTTATTTCTGCCCGGGCCGACCTGCCAGAAGGGCAAGGTTCCGTAGGGCGGGTCTGGCGTAGTGCGCAGGCGATCTTCAACGCCTCTTTCGTCCAGAACGCGCACCTGGCCCCTTGGAAAAACTGGGCAGAGCAGCACAACCTGCATGCCAATGCGGCCCTGCCTATTATGCGCGATGGCAAGATCTGGGCCGTACTGAGCGTCTACCACAGGCAACCCGATATTTTTGACCACCAGCTACAGGCTCTGTTGCAGGAGGTCGCGACTGATATTTCCCGCGGGCTGGAAAAACTTTACAATAAAAAGCTGCAATCCGCGCTGCTGTACAATTCTGTTGTCGGTATTCTGCTGGTCAAGGACCATATCATTCAGCTTACCAACAGCCGGGTGGAGCATATGTTGGGCCTTCCGGCAGAAGCCCTCGTCAACCAGCCTGCCGAACTGCTGTTTACAGACCCGACAGAATTCGCCCGGGCCATCGCTGTCAACGAGACGCTGCAGCACAAGCACGAAACGCGCATTCCCAACGTCCGCCTAGCCCGTAAGGATGGCCATCTGCTGCTGGCTGATCTGTCAGGTGTGCGCCTGCATGATCTGTCGGGAGATGTCTCGGTCTGGACGATTGAAGATGTAACAACCCACGAGGTAGCCCGCCGCCTTTATCATGCGCTGCTCAACACGGCAGATGCCGTGCTACAGGCAACCGATGAAGCCGAGATGTGCGACCGCACCTGTGCTGACCTTGTGCTGGACACACTGTTCCACGCCGTCTGGATTGGCAGAATTGACAGCCGGGGCCATCTGGAAGTGCTCTCCCGCGCGGGTGAAGGCACGGACAGCATCCATGAGCTGAGTGCCTACATGAAGACCGGCTCCAGCCCTGTCCCTGTCATGCTCCGCGCCTGGAACACCCGGACACTGGTCTATAGTAATGACGAACTGGCCGACATGGCCAAGGCCCCCTATTACGCCTTTATTGAAAAAAGCCGCTGGCGTGCAGTCTTGTCTGCCCCCATCTGGCGGGCGGGCAAGGTATGGGCCATTATCTCCTTTGCCGCAGCACAAACCCAGGTATTTGACGCGCAGAGCATTACACTGTGCCAGCGCGTTGCCGACCTTCTGGGCCATGCACTGGACAAGCTGGATGCTCAAAACCGCATAGAAAGCCTACAGGAAAAAGAAGCCCAACGGGCCAGGCATGACCCGCTGACCGGCCTGCCCAACCGTCTGGCGCTGGAAGAATGCATGCCGCTGGCCCTGACCAGAGCCCGCGAACAAGGGCGTGGGGCAGGCATTTGCATGCTGGACCTGGACGATTTCAAACAGGTCAATGACACCTATGGCCACGAAGCAGGCGACCACCTGCTGCAACAACTGGCCCAACGCCTTGTGCAGAGCCTCCGCCCAACAGATTTTGTCGCCCGCCTGGGTGGGGACGAATTTGTTGTCGTCCTGGAAGAACTGGATGCACTGCTGCCCATTGCACAGGCGACAACAGTACTCAACACCCTGCATACTGCGGTTGAAACGCCTTTCCAGGTCACGCCCGAAGCCACGGCCAGCGTCGGCATGACCCTCGGCATGGCTCTGTACCCACTGGATGGGGAAGACCCAGACACCCTGCTGCGACGGGCTGATGCTGCCATGTATCTGTCCAAGCAGACCAAGGCCACCCGCACCACCTGGTGGCGTCTGGCCAGCGCCCTGCCTGCCCACCCCAGCGCAGAAGAAGTACAGGTCCACACCTTTGATGCCTACGGGCCAGAGGCCCGGGACCTGCTGACCCGCGCCAAAACTTTTCTGCTGCACATCCAGCAGGATTTTGTCGAACAGTTCCACGACAATGTACGTGACCGGGCTGAATGGCAAAAGCTCTTTAGCAGCATGACAGAATCTGAACGTACAGAGCTACGTCATGCCGATATGGAGCACCTGCAACTCCTGCTGGCACCAGAGACACAGGAAGCCGATATCCTCAAGGCTGCTAACCCTCTGGGGGCATCGCGCGCACTCAGCGGCGTCGACCCTGTCATGCTGACTGAAATATACAGCACCTACAGGCGGCAACTAATTGACAGCATGGATAAAGCCATGCTGCGCGCCTACGACCGCTACCACATTTTGCTGACAACCGAGATCCGCCTGCAGGAAGACAAGGCCACCCAGCTTGCCATCGGCCAGAAAATAGAACAGCAGTATTTTGCCCAGCTTTCCGCCCCCATGCCTGACCTGTCCAGCACATGGCCCGATGCCTGTGCTCAGGCAATCAATGCTCTTGGTCAGTTAACTGGTATTCAGGCCGTTATCCTTTACCGGAAAGATGCTGACGGCAAACCGCTGATCGAAGCCAGCGCCGGACCGCTGGCACAAGATTTTGTGCAGATTCTACAAACAAGTTTTGCACAGCCCCCCACGCAGGATACGCTGGATTGCAGTTCTATTACCGCACAGGCCTGGATGTCGGCGCAAATTACCAGCACCCCATCCTATGCTCTGGACCCACGTACTCCAAAATGGCGTGATACCGCCCTGCAACTGGGCTTCCGCTCAGCCCTGAGCATACCGCTAAGGGAGGAAGGCGGACAGGTCAGCGCCGTGCTGACCCTGCTTGGCGGGTATCCCAACCAGTTTGAATCCCTGATGATGCGGCAGTTTGCCCACGGGTTGCAGCAACGATGGGAGCAGATTTCCCAGCGGTACCATCGCCAGCCCGCACCTTCTGTCACACAGGAGCGCTCGCAGCATTTGCGCAGCCTGCTGTTTGCAGGCGGGCTACGCATGTTTGTGCAACCTGTCATAGACTTGCAGTCCGGCGCGCTGCTGGAAGTGGAAGCACTGGCCCGGATAGAAGACACCGACGGGCAGATTATTTCCCCCGCCATGTTCCTGCCCCTGCTAGGCCGCAACGAACTGGACCAGCTTTTCTACAAAGGTCTGGAGCAGGCTCTGACGTCCCTGTCACAATGGGACAAGGACGGGCTGCATACCAACCTTGCCATCAATCTGCCTTCCACCTTCCTCCTGAATAATGATGGGCCGCAGAAAATTGCTGACATGCTGGCCCAGTATCACATAGAGCCGCATCGGCTTGCTGTGGAACTTCTGGAAACGCACAGTCTGGATTACAAAACGCAGGCAAGCACCATCCGCCAGTTCAAGGAACGCGGGATACAACTGGCGATTGATGATCTGGGGTCCGGGCATAGCAGCCTGCTGCGACTGTCCTCCCTTCCCTTTGACATCATCAAGGTGGATCAGGCGCTGCTCCGCCACCTGCACGACATGCCGTTGCAAATTCTCAGCGTGGTGAAATCCATTCTCGATATGGGCAAGGATTTTCACAGCCGCGTTGTGGTGGAGGGACTGTCGGATCAGGAAGTCATGGATGCTGTCAGTCATCTTGGCCACTGCTATGGCCAAGGCTATGGCATTGCCCGCCCCATGCCTGCGGCAGACCTGCCCGGCTGGTATAAGGAACACCAGGCGACATACCAGCAGAAAACCGTGCAGGCTGATATTAACAGTGATCTTGCGGCTCTTGCCTGCCACTGGATCACCCTGCGCAACCAGACGGCAGCAGGGTCAACCGTGCCCGACCAAGACCCCATGATCCGCTGGTTTGCTACGCAGAACCTGCAAAACTCTGACGCGGCACGCTGGCACCAGCAAAGCTGCCAGACCCCACCGGTGCCCGGTGCAGCCGCAAAGCTGACAGCCTGGCTGCTGGAGCGCCTGCGTAAAAACCCGGTATCGTAAGCAAAACCACGCCTGGTGCGTAACACCAGGCATGGCGGTGCCAGTCAGGCGTGGGCTGGCATGCTGTCCATATCAATAACAAAGCGGTATTTAACGTCAGAGCGCAGCATACGCGTATAGGCGGTCTCGATCTCCTCCATACGGATCATCTCGATGTCGGAGGTAATGCCATGTTCACCACAGAAATCGAGCATTTCCTGTGTTTCCGCGATCCCGCCAATCAGCGACCCGGCAAAGTTGCGGCGTTTGAAAATAAGGCTGAACACAGACACAGGCATGGGGTCTTCCGGAGCACCAACCTGCACCAGTGTCCCTTCACGCTTGAGCAGGCCCAGATAGGTATTGATGTCATGGTTGGCCGCCACGGCATCGAGAATAAAGTCAAACCGTCCCTGCTCCTTGGCCATAGCCTCCGGGTCCTTGGACAGAACGACCTCATGCGCGCCCAGACGTTCCCCATCTGCGACCTTGCTGGCCGATGTGGTGAACAGAACAACCTCGGCCCCCAGCGCACGGGCAAATTTGACCCCCATGTGCCCAAGACCGCCCAGACCAACAATACCGACCCGCATACCCGGCCCCACCTTCCAGTGCCGCAGGGGGGACCAAGTGGTAATGCCAGCACACAGCAGTGGTGCCGCAGCGGCCGGGTCCAGTGTTTCGGGAATGGACAGTACAAAACCCTGATCCACCACAACGGCTTTTGAATAGCCGCCAAAGGTCAGACCGCGACCATGTCTGTCCTCACCATTATACGTGCCGACAAAACCTTCCTCGCAGTACTGTTCAAGCCCTTCCTGACAACTGGCACACTCACGGCAGGAATCCACCATACAGCCCACACCGACCAGTTGCCCCGGTTTGAAGCGGGTGACGGAACCGCCGACCTCTGCCACACGGCCCACAATTTCATGCCCCGGCACGCAAGGGTAGAGCGTATTGCGCCATTCATTA
It includes:
- a CDS encoding EAL domain-containing protein, yielding MKTPSPSLSPALVSRVHIRKQARSLLHYVLPAVAAATSGVVIEYNEYEHAQATVAANATQDSIAYATLIAGRLNTRFTELEIASAVLGGAEGGPATPSPMVEQSLQNYLAANAHNYTFNILSADGEHIQWSTTPLSHATPSAMRDFAPVEKSSRYLLGPVHYVQSMDAIVLPLRVHGVSNTQTGYFLASPYKISRLLDTQELPREYRNWVFTVMDTRTNAPLQALPPSDKHTGHTAPDNTRLVTTPVIGYPFTVQVRITPHHIWTTFRKQAVNRWGSEGLVLTLLFVGIGFMIRRQEKKQNRQQQRLTDFNAFLAQISYCISQAQEESRLLQDICDLAIRYAHLDLAFIARPDASQQFQFLAVGGQHAITDTLFISARADLPEGQGSVGRVWRSAQAIFNASFVQNAHLAPWKNWAEQHNLHANAALPIMRDGKIWAVLSVYHRQPDIFDHQLQALLQEVATDISRGLEKLYNKKLQSALLYNSVVGILLVKDHIIQLTNSRVEHMLGLPAEALVNQPAELLFTDPTEFARAIAVNETLQHKHETRIPNVRLARKDGHLLLADLSGVRLHDLSGDVSVWTIEDVTTHEVARRLYHALLNTADAVLQATDEAEMCDRTCADLVLDTLFHAVWIGRIDSRGHLEVLSRAGEGTDSIHELSAYMKTGSSPVPVMLRAWNTRTLVYSNDELADMAKAPYYAFIEKSRWRAVLSAPIWRAGKVWAIISFAAAQTQVFDAQSITLCQRVADLLGHALDKLDAQNRIESLQEKEAQRARHDPLTGLPNRLALEECMPLALTRAREQGRGAGICMLDLDDFKQVNDTYGHEAGDHLLQQLAQRLVQSLRPTDFVARLGGDEFVVVLEELDALLPIAQATTVLNTLHTAVETPFQVTPEATASVGMTLGMALYPLDGEDPDTLLRRADAAMYLSKQTKATRTTWWRLASALPAHPSAEEVQVHTFDAYGPEARDLLTRAKTFLLHIQQDFVEQFHDNVRDRAEWQKLFSSMTESERTELRHADMEHLQLLLAPETQEADILKAANPLGASRALSGVDPVMLTEIYSTYRRQLIDSMDKAMLRAYDRYHILLTTEIRLQEDKATQLAIGQKIEQQYFAQLSAPMPDLSSTWPDACAQAINALGQLTGIQAVILYRKDADGKPLIEASAGPLAQDFVQILQTSFAQPPTQDTLDCSSITAQAWMSAQITSTPSYALDPRTPKWRDTALQLGFRSALSIPLREEGGQVSAVLTLLGGYPNQFESLMMRQFAHGLQQRWEQISQRYHRQPAPSVTQERSQHLRSLLFAGGLRMFVQPVIDLQSGALLEVEALARIEDTDGQIISPAMFLPLLGRNELDQLFYKGLEQALTSLSQWDKDGLHTNLAINLPSTFLLNNDGPQKIADMLAQYHIEPHRLAVELLETHSLDYKTQASTIRQFKERGIQLAIDDLGSGHSSLLRLSSLPFDIIKVDQALLRHLHDMPLQILSVVKSILDMGKDFHSRVVVEGLSDQEVMDAVSHLGHCYGQGYGIARPMPAADLPGWYKEHQATYQQKTVQADINSDLAALACHWITLRNQTAAGSTVPDQDPMIRWFATQNLQNSDAARWHQQSCQTPPVPGAAAKLTAWLLERLRKNPVS
- a CDS encoding NAD(P)-dependent alcohol dehydrogenase — its product is MFTCVGYAATAADAPLAPLSFERRDTGPDDVRIDILYCGVCHSDIHQARNEWRNTLYPCVPGHEIVGRVAEVGGSVTRFKPGQLVGVGCMVDSCRECASCQEGLEQYCEEGFVGTYNGEDRHGRGLTFGGYSKAVVVDQGFVLSIPETLDPAAAAPLLCAGITTWSPLRHWKVGPGMRVGIVGLGGLGHMGVKFARALGAEVVLFTTSASKVADGERLGAHEVVLSKDPEAMAKEQGRFDFILDAVAANHDINTYLGLLKREGTLVQVGAPEDPMPVSVFSLIFKRRNFAGSLIGGIAETQEMLDFCGEHGITSDIEMIRMEEIETAYTRMLRSDVKYRFVIDMDSMPAHA